Proteins from a single region of Lysinibacillus sp. JNUCC-52:
- the qoxD gene encoding cytochrome aa3 quinol oxidase subunit IV encodes MKELFPKQHVMGFGFSLLLTVIALAVVKFDMSYNMAFAILLVTALAQATVQLVLFMHIGESEDKKTLYTTILYSVFVAAVTVLGTLFAMIWGY; translated from the coding sequence ATGAAGGAACTATTCCCAAAACAACACGTGATGGGCTTCGGCTTCTCACTATTACTAACAGTTATCGCTTTAGCAGTTGTGAAATTTGATATGTCTTACAATATGGCATTTGCTATCCTATTAGTAACTGCACTTGCACAAGCAACTGTTCAATTAGTATTATTCATGCACATCGGTGAATCTGAAGATAAAAAAACATTATATACAACAATTTTATATTCAGTATTCGTAGCTGCTGTGACAGTCCTTGGTACATTATTTGCAATGATCTGGGGTTACTAA
- a CDS encoding PQQ-dependent sugar dehydrogenase translates to MKKRIIFLFLIMILASGCSSSSQQRPTMHKQENVTDNLESNKNIEVIADNLNIPWAIEKYKNMFYVTERAGYIVKIKEGEIERQHVKLKKELATAAEAGLLGFVLAPDFSDSKLAYAYYTYVDGNKQFNRIVTLRQEENVWNEEHLLIDEIVSGTFHHGGRLKIGPDGKLYATVGDALQPSVAQDLSVLEGKILRINLDGTIPSDNPFPNSFVYSYGHRNPQGLTWSLDGTLFTSEHGNSANDEINKIDAGQNYGWPIIEGIETRQKMRSPLFTSGSSNTWAPSGIDYYDNKLYVAALRGAAVLEFDLKTNSQREMIAGLGRIRDVFVDEQYLYFVSNNTDGRGNPLNNDDKLYRIPL, encoded by the coding sequence TTGAAGAAAAGAATTATTTTTTTGTTTTTAATAATGATTTTGGCGTCTGGCTGTTCCTCAAGTTCACAACAAAGGCCTACAATGCATAAGCAGGAGAATGTTACAGATAATCTAGAAAGCAATAAGAACATAGAAGTAATCGCCGATAATTTAAACATACCATGGGCTATCGAAAAATATAAAAATATGTTTTACGTTACGGAGAGAGCTGGGTATATTGTAAAAATTAAAGAAGGAGAAATAGAGAGACAACATGTCAAATTGAAAAAGGAACTAGCGACAGCCGCTGAAGCAGGATTATTAGGGTTTGTACTTGCTCCTGATTTTTCTGATTCAAAACTTGCGTATGCTTATTATACGTATGTCGATGGAAATAAGCAGTTTAATCGGATAGTGACACTTCGACAAGAAGAGAATGTTTGGAATGAAGAGCATTTGCTCATTGATGAAATAGTAAGTGGTACCTTTCATCATGGAGGAAGACTTAAAATTGGGCCGGATGGTAAGCTTTATGCAACAGTGGGGGATGCATTGCAACCTTCTGTAGCGCAAGACCTGTCTGTATTAGAAGGGAAAATTTTACGAATTAATTTAGATGGAACGATTCCTTCTGATAATCCATTCCCAAATTCATTTGTTTATAGTTATGGACATCGCAATCCGCAGGGACTGACGTGGTCGTTAGACGGCACATTATTCACAAGTGAGCATGGCAATAGCGCCAATGATGAAATAAACAAAATAGATGCAGGACAAAACTATGGTTGGCCGATCATTGAAGGGATTGAGACTCGACAAAAAATGAGGTCACCGTTGTTTACATCAGGAAGTAGCAACACGTGGGCTCCTTCGGGCATCGATTATTATGACAATAAATTGTACGTTGCTGCGTTAAGAGGAGCGGCTGTTTTGGAATTTGATCTTAAAACGAACAGCCAAAGGGAAATGATAGCAGGGCTGGGGAGAATTCGAGATGTTTTCGTGGACGAGCAATATCTTTATTTTGTAAGCAATAATACAGATGGACGTGGGAATCCACTAAATAATGACGATAAACTATATCGAATACCATTATGA
- a CDS encoding NUDIX hydrolase produces MEEVKVVYAFIKNLNHQILMVHNHEGHWSLPGGKVEAGETLFEAAIREVKEETGYIVEIGKLLSVNEAKFTGRNHHALFFTFEAQIVEGEEEITLPDEISLIEWAPSDLASIRMPYYIGGVDNLYQNHALYYYEGTK; encoded by the coding sequence ATGGAAGAAGTAAAAGTTGTCTATGCATTCATTAAAAACCTCAATCATCAAATTTTAATGGTTCATAATCACGAAGGTCATTGGTCGCTTCCTGGAGGAAAAGTTGAAGCAGGTGAAACACTATTTGAAGCGGCAATCCGCGAGGTTAAAGAAGAAACAGGCTATATTGTTGAAATAGGGAAGTTACTTTCAGTTAATGAGGCAAAGTTTACGGGTCGGAATCATCATGCTTTGTTTTTCACTTTTGAAGCGCAAATAGTAGAAGGTGAGGAGGAAATAACATTACCTGATGAAATTTCACTCATTGAGTGGGCACCTAGCGATCTTGCCAGCATTAGAATGCCGTATTATATAGGTGGTGTGGATAATCTCTATCAAAATCACGCTCTTTATTACTATGAAGGAACAAAATAG
- the qoxB gene encoding cytochrome aa3 quinol oxidase subunit I yields the protein MSMEELFHPLQEPMILAAAISIVVGAVVVVAGLTYFKKWGYFYKNWLSTVDHKKIGIMYIAVALLMLFRGGIDALLMRAQTAVPDNGLLDAQHYNEIFTTHGLIMILFMAMPFVIGLMNIVIPLQIGARDVAFPRLNAVSFWAFAAGCGLLNLSFIIGGSPDAGWTAYFPLASTDFSPTVGNNYYSLALQLSGIGTLLTGVNFITTIFKMRAPGMTLMKMPMFSWSILITNVIIVFAFPVLTVALALMMLDRQFGTKFFAMTDGGMDMLWANLFWVWGHPEVYIVILPAFGIFSEVIATFARKNLYGYKSMVMSMVVISLLSFLVWAHHFYTMGHGVMVNSVFSITTMAIAVPTGVKMFNWLLTMRHGKIQFTTPMLYALAFIPIFTIGGVTGVMLAMASADYQYHNTMFLVAHFHYVLIPGTVFGVLAGYHFWWPKMFGFRLNEKLGKAGFWFIAISFNVTFFPLFILGLDGYARRMYTYSASTGYGPLNMLSFIGALGLAVGFALICYNIYYSWKHMPRNEKADVWDGRSLEWATHSPVPEYNFAVVPNVSRLDEFWFAKKEGRDITAGKIEKIHMPNNTGTPFWTSGFLFLAAFFAVFSLWPLAIISMLVVFGFMAHRSFEDDHGRYISVEEIMETEKSLRGDK from the coding sequence ATGAGTATGGAAGAATTATTCCATCCACTGCAAGAACCGATGATTTTAGCGGCAGCTATCAGTATCGTAGTTGGTGCAGTTGTTGTCGTAGCAGGCCTTACTTATTTTAAAAAATGGGGCTACTTCTATAAAAACTGGCTATCAACAGTCGATCATAAAAAGATCGGTATTATGTATATCGCCGTAGCACTATTAATGCTATTCCGCGGTGGTATCGACGCACTTTTAATGCGTGCACAAACAGCCGTTCCTGATAACGGACTTCTTGATGCACAACATTATAACGAGATTTTCACTACACATGGTTTAATCATGATTTTATTTATGGCGATGCCGTTTGTTATCGGTTTAATGAACATTGTTATTCCATTACAAATTGGGGCACGTGACGTAGCATTCCCTCGTTTGAATGCAGTCAGCTTCTGGGCATTTGCAGCAGGTTGTGGCTTGCTGAACCTATCATTCATTATTGGTGGTTCACCAGATGCAGGTTGGACAGCTTACTTCCCATTAGCAAGTACTGATTTTAGTCCAACTGTAGGGAACAACTACTATTCATTAGCACTACAATTATCAGGTATTGGTACGTTATTGACGGGTGTGAACTTCATCACAACGATCTTTAAAATGCGTGCTCCTGGTATGACATTAATGAAAATGCCAATGTTCTCTTGGTCAATTTTAATTACAAACGTTATTATCGTATTTGCGTTCCCAGTATTAACTGTAGCACTTGCTTTAATGATGTTAGACCGTCAATTCGGTACAAAATTCTTTGCAATGACAGACGGCGGTATGGATATGCTTTGGGCCAACCTATTCTGGGTTTGGGGACATCCTGAGGTTTACATCGTTATCCTACCAGCGTTCGGTATTTTCTCAGAAGTTATTGCAACATTTGCACGTAAAAACTTATACGGTTACAAATCAATGGTAATGAGTATGGTTGTCATTTCATTACTATCATTCTTAGTTTGGGCCCACCACTTCTATACAATGGGTCACGGCGTTATGGTAAACAGTGTATTCTCTATTACTACAATGGCGATTGCTGTTCCAACTGGGGTTAAGATGTTTAACTGGTTGCTCACAATGAGGCACGGTAAGATTCAATTCACTACCCCAATGCTTTATGCGCTTGCATTTATTCCGATCTTCACAATTGGTGGGGTTACAGGTGTAATGCTAGCAATGGCAAGTGCTGACTATCAATATCATAATACGATGTTCTTAGTTGCCCACTTCCACTATGTATTAATTCCAGGTACAGTATTTGGTGTACTTGCAGGTTACCATTTCTGGTGGCCAAAAATGTTCGGTTTCCGTTTAAATGAGAAATTAGGGAAAGCTGGTTTCTGGTTCATCGCTATCAGCTTTAACGTAACATTCTTCCCTCTATTCATTTTAGGTTTAGATGGTTATGCACGTCGTATGTACACTTACTCAGCTTCAACTGGTTACGGTCCATTAAACATGCTATCGTTCATCGGTGCCCTTGGACTTGCAGTAGGCTTTGCGTTAATCTGCTATAACATTTACTACAGCTGGAAACATATGCCTCGTAACGAGAAAGCAGATGTTTGGGATGGTCGTTCATTAGAATGGGCTACACATTCTCCAGTTCCTGAATACAACTTTGCAGTAGTACCAAACGTGTCACGTTTAGACGAGTTCTGGTTCGCGAAAAAAGAAGGTCGCGATATTACTGCTGGTAAAATTGAAAAAATCCACATGCCTAACAACACAGGTACTCCTTTCTGGACAAGTGGATTCTTATTCCTTGCAGCATTCTTCGCTGTATTTAGTCTATGGCCTCTAGCCATCATCAGCATGCTTGTTGTATTTGGCTTCATGGCTCATCGTTCATTTGAAGATGATCATGGCCGTTACATTTCAGTGGAAGAAATTATGGAAACTGAAAAAAGTTTGAGAGGTGATAAATAA
- a CDS encoding YugN family protein, translated as MLQIESNIVGKEITFGYLRDQIERHGFTIGGNWEYHKGSFDTILSSEGGETIYLRVPFIVTQGELDFYDAQIRFQNPFVIKHVINVGLDYDEGSLLDATGASQFQTPLDNDGHIHDKSKWIQAGEKVVADKVLPYFH; from the coding sequence TTGTTACAAATTGAATCTAATATTGTCGGTAAAGAAATTACCTTTGGTTATTTACGTGATCAAATCGAAAGACATGGTTTTACAATTGGAGGCAATTGGGAGTATCACAAAGGGAGCTTTGATACAATTTTATCGAGCGAGGGGGGCGAAACAATTTATTTACGTGTACCTTTTATCGTGACACAGGGTGAACTAGATTTTTATGATGCACAAATCCGCTTTCAAAACCCTTTTGTTATTAAACATGTTATAAACGTGGGATTAGATTATGATGAAGGCTCATTGCTTGATGCGACAGGGGCTAGTCAATTCCAAACACCGCTTGATAATGATGGTCATATACATGACAAAAGCAAATGGATACAAGCTGGTGAAAAGGTAGTGGCTGATAAAGTTCTTCCTTATTTTCACTAG
- a CDS encoding cold-shock protein produces the protein MTQQGTVKWFNAEKGFGFIEVEGGNDVFAHFSAIQGEGFKSLDEGQKVEFSVEEGQRGPQATNIVKL, from the coding sequence ATGACACAACAAGGTACAGTAAAATGGTTTAACGCAGAAAAAGGTTTCGGTTTCATCGAAGTAGAAGGCGGAAACGACGTATTCGCTCACTTCTCAGCAATCCAAGGTGAAGGTTTCAAATCACTTGACGAAGGTCAAAAAGTTGAATTCTCAGTAGAAGAAGGCCAACGTGGACCTCAAGCTACAAACATCGTAAAACTTTAA
- a CDS encoding universal stress protein codes for MNYKTIAVAIDFSKQSLKAYDRAIKLAIEYGATLQLVNVIDTKSFGAVTAYDLKYAEKLKEENFTRIEKLRIEAQAAGVTEALANVETGSPKSILTQLPTVDLLVCGATGLNQIEKMVLGSVAERIVRLASCDVLIVR; via the coding sequence ATGAATTATAAGACAATCGCAGTAGCTATAGATTTTTCAAAACAGTCATTAAAAGCCTATGATCGAGCTATAAAATTGGCAATTGAGTATGGGGCAACATTACAATTAGTGAATGTCATTGACACGAAGTCGTTCGGAGCTGTTACGGCATATGACTTGAAGTATGCTGAGAAATTAAAAGAAGAGAATTTTACCAGAATAGAGAAGTTAAGAATAGAAGCTCAAGCAGCAGGTGTAACGGAAGCATTAGCTAATGTAGAAACTGGTTCGCCGAAAAGTATTCTTACACAACTTCCAACTGTAGATTTACTTGTATGTGGTGCAACGGGGTTAAATCAAATAGAAAAGATGGTACTTGGTTCAGTAGCAGAACGAATCGTCCGATTAGCATCATGTGATGTATTGATTGTTCGCTAA
- a CDS encoding sensor domain-containing protein, protein MFFIFLILLSFIPVCVGITILVLFKKNKLSKIIFLFLILASFWHIDVSFLYAYRLFSEETIMFFFKLFRFGSIMLTPTIFYIGYTIVQEILPIEYQKKWGYLVNRTTVIISYAFALLGYIIGWSSKGISQLELIQMDTSIFYFPVDGELSWIFNFNVLLFIVCIIISLLISLDVQNKNERSFLFYFNIFTSIGFAIGYLNMFPNTRLYPSSIAVLVFAISILILSSRMHLEIVKTMNKKLYEQKQFLFKVIDLNPNYIYAQDENGRYTLMNKSYAQLMGMSFQDMIGKTDTDLLIDLTNEDECVDLEKDMFKLPEKHFIKEEAITAASGDVIWVQTVKVPIQLHDSSTLLAVSTDITERKQYEDEIKFQANHDALTGLPNRRMFNDDLIALLEKAKIEGSDNAILFFDLDRFKYINDSLGHDVGDLLLVEVSRRIERLLEEKHRKANIYRLGGDEFTILLPYYDANESEAFAKDLLAQFISGFWIDGSEYFITPSIGISTFPNDGYDANTLIKHADTAMYYVKERGKNNYQLFTSEMQQHFYRKMMIEKQLRTALDNNEFELYYQPIIDVRTNEIIGMESLIRWNNAVLGQVTPDEFISIMEETGMIIPIGKWVLNTAITQTARWHNETNKELKISINVSVKQLLESSFVENVQMAIEKAELDASYIVLEITESIAMYAESMIEKLCALKKLGISLSMDDFGTGYSSLSYLNKYPLDSLKIDKSFVIGMNQDDENKALVKTIIAIAKQLDLKVIAEGVEGKEEYHFLAEIGCDYAQGYLFSRPLPVAEFKGKWLSVN, encoded by the coding sequence ATGTTTTTTATATTTTTAATTTTATTATCATTTATTCCCGTTTGTGTTGGCATTACAATCTTAGTGTTATTTAAAAAAAATAAACTTTCTAAAATTATTTTTCTATTCTTAATTTTAGCCTCATTTTGGCACATCGATGTTTCGTTTTTGTACGCATATCGACTGTTTAGTGAAGAGACGATAATGTTCTTTTTCAAGCTGTTTCGATTTGGGTCTATTATGTTAACACCAACAATCTTTTATATAGGTTATACGATTGTACAAGAAATACTACCAATTGAATATCAAAAAAAGTGGGGGTATCTTGTTAATCGAACAACCGTTATTATATCTTATGCATTTGCATTACTTGGTTACATAATCGGATGGAGCTCTAAGGGCATTAGTCAATTAGAACTTATTCAAATGGATACGAGCATATTTTATTTTCCAGTAGATGGCGAGCTCTCATGGATTTTTAATTTTAATGTCCTTCTTTTTATAGTTTGTATCATTATTAGTTTATTGATTAGTTTAGATGTACAAAACAAGAATGAACGTTCATTTTTGTTTTATTTTAATATTTTCACGTCCATTGGGTTTGCTATTGGCTACTTAAATATGTTTCCTAATACAAGATTGTACCCAAGTTCGATTGCTGTTTTAGTCTTTGCTATTTCGATCTTAATTCTTTCAAGCAGAATGCATCTTGAAATCGTAAAAACTATGAATAAAAAGCTTTATGAACAAAAGCAGTTTTTATTTAAAGTTATTGATTTAAATCCGAATTACATTTATGCACAGGATGAAAATGGTCGTTATACTTTAATGAATAAATCCTACGCACAGTTAATGGGTATGAGCTTTCAAGATATGATTGGAAAAACAGATACTGATTTACTCATTGATTTGACTAATGAGGATGAGTGCGTTGATCTTGAGAAAGACATGTTCAAGCTACCAGAAAAACATTTCATAAAAGAGGAAGCCATTACAGCTGCATCTGGGGATGTTATATGGGTACAAACGGTTAAAGTACCGATTCAATTACATGATAGTTCTACGTTACTTGCTGTTTCAACAGATATTACTGAACGTAAGCAATATGAAGATGAAATTAAATTCCAAGCGAATCATGATGCATTAACAGGATTACCGAATAGAAGAATGTTCAATGATGATTTAATTGCCCTTTTAGAAAAGGCTAAAATCGAGGGCAGTGACAATGCAATATTATTTTTTGATTTAGATCGCTTTAAATATATTAATGATAGTCTTGGACATGATGTAGGCGATTTATTATTAGTAGAAGTTTCAAGACGGATTGAAAGGTTACTAGAAGAAAAACATCGTAAGGCAAACATTTATCGTCTCGGTGGAGATGAATTTACAATTTTACTTCCTTATTATGATGCGAATGAAAGTGAAGCGTTTGCTAAGGACTTATTGGCACAATTTATTTCAGGCTTTTGGATAGATGGTAGTGAGTATTTCATTACACCAAGTATAGGAATTAGCACGTTCCCGAATGATGGCTATGATGCCAATACATTAATTAAGCATGCAGATACAGCCATGTACTATGTAAAAGAAAGAGGGAAAAATAACTATCAATTATTTACTTCCGAAATGCAACAACATTTCTATCGTAAAATGATGATTGAAAAACAATTACGTACTGCACTAGATAATAATGAATTTGAACTTTATTATCAGCCCATTATAGATGTAAGAACGAATGAAATCATTGGTATGGAATCTCTCATCAGATGGAACAATGCGGTACTTGGTCAAGTAACACCAGACGAATTTATTTCCATTATGGAAGAGACAGGAATGATTATTCCTATCGGTAAATGGGTATTGAATACGGCAATTACCCAAACTGCACGTTGGCACAATGAAACAAATAAGGAATTGAAAATAAGTATAAATGTTTCAGTAAAGCAGTTACTTGAATCATCGTTTGTAGAAAATGTCCAAATGGCTATTGAGAAAGCAGAATTGGATGCGTCCTATATTGTATTAGAGATAACGGAAAGTATCGCAATGTATGCAGAGTCGATGATTGAAAAATTATGTGCATTAAAAAAACTCGGTATCAGTTTATCGATGGATGATTTCGGAACAGGGTATTCATCCCTTAGTTATTTAAATAAATATCCTCTTGATTCCTTGAAAATTGATAAATCATTTGTCATTGGCATGAATCAAGATGATGAGAACAAGGCACTCGTAAAAACCATTATAGCGATAGCCAAACAACTCGATTTGAAAGTGATCGCTGAAGGCGTAGAAGGTAAGGAAGAATATCACTTCTTGGCTGAGATTGGCTGTGATTATGCACAAGGGTACTTATTTAGCCGTCCACTCCCTGTTGCAGAATTTAAAGGGAAATGGCTTTCAGTGAACTGA
- a CDS encoding beta-ketoacyl synthase N-terminal-like domain-containing protein, with protein MDDIVITGYGIKAPGILDKFSFLNILEKGICTQSILNNAHQPHTNIVAGLIEESFKEINGVSYHRHPRSVRMAIAAALDAAEMSNLDDFKPHRIAVIMGTSAGAILEIEKYATAAFDLRQFPIHGVSLVDTHTLSSSVAEAIGSCGSAFTVTTGCSASLDAILIGKQLLESGSVDACIVGGTEAPLGQWTVNGFKKIRSLSLESSIEKAGVPFSTQHRGFVLSEGAGVMVLERRQSAVSRGQKIYGKVERVISRNEGQKLLSSDITGRHMLDVFQETVGDTIPSYINSQALGIEVNDQIERFTLKETFGSKVPITSIKGMIGHTFGAMGAMQIIASLLSMEYRFIPPTIKTSGHGFEDIPIVYETRHQAVESVCITTHGSSGNNACLLLTHT; from the coding sequence TTGGACGACATAGTCATAACAGGATATGGCATTAAAGCTCCTGGAATTTTAGATAAATTTAGCTTTTTAAATATATTAGAAAAAGGTATTTGTACGCAGAGCATTTTAAACAATGCTCATCAGCCTCACACTAATATCGTAGCGGGTTTGATTGAAGAAAGTTTCAAGGAGATAAATGGGGTAAGTTATCATCGTCATCCGCGTTCAGTAAGAATGGCGATTGCTGCTGCATTGGATGCAGCTGAAATGTCAAATTTAGATGATTTTAAACCACATCGTATTGCAGTAATTATGGGTACATCCGCTGGAGCAATACTTGAAATCGAAAAATATGCTACTGCAGCTTTTGATTTAAGGCAATTTCCCATTCATGGAGTTTCCCTTGTGGATACGCACACACTTTCAAGTTCTGTTGCCGAAGCAATCGGTTCGTGTGGTTCTGCATTTACAGTAACAACAGGCTGTAGTGCTAGTTTGGATGCTATATTAATAGGGAAACAGCTATTAGAATCTGGAAGTGTTGATGCTTGTATTGTGGGAGGAACTGAGGCTCCTTTAGGCCAATGGACAGTTAATGGCTTTAAAAAAATAAGATCACTTTCGCTAGAAAGTTCTATTGAAAAAGCTGGTGTGCCGTTTTCAACTCAGCATCGCGGCTTTGTGTTATCCGAGGGAGCTGGGGTAATGGTTTTAGAGCGTAGACAATCAGCCGTCAGTCGTGGACAGAAAATCTACGGTAAAGTTGAACGTGTGATTTCAAGAAATGAAGGACAAAAACTATTAAGCTCTGATATCACTGGTAGACATATGCTGGACGTTTTTCAAGAAACAGTCGGAGATACTATACCAAGCTATATAAACAGTCAGGCGCTAGGGATAGAGGTAAATGATCAGATAGAACGCTTTACTCTGAAAGAAACATTTGGCTCTAAAGTGCCTATTACGTCTATTAAAGGAATGATAGGGCACACATTTGGTGCAATGGGTGCGATGCAAATTATTGCATCTTTATTATCAATGGAATACAGGTTTATACCTCCAACGATTAAAACCTCTGGGCATGGGTTTGAAGACATACCTATTGTTTATGAAACTAGACATCAAGCAGTAGAGTCTGTATGTATTACTACTCATGGGAGTAGCGGGAATAATGCTTGTCTATTACTGACACATACATAG
- the qoxC gene encoding cytochrome aa3 quinol oxidase subunit III: MKIDSSLPLEYSTEENRLKIFGFWIFLGAEIMLFATLFAVYFTLHNRTGSGPDGAEIFELTPVLLETFLLLASSFTIGLGVHAMRLGNKKAMMTFFIITLILGLGFLGIEIDEFVTYVHEGATITTSAFLSSLMTLLGTHGAHVTFGFFWGVAILIQVARRGLNPQTANKAFIFSLYWHFLDVVWIFIFSFVYLKGLIS, translated from the coding sequence ATGAAAATCGATTCTTCACTTCCATTAGAATATAGTACAGAGGAAAACCGCTTAAAGATTTTTGGTTTCTGGATCTTCCTTGGCGCCGAAATCATGTTATTCGCTACACTCTTTGCTGTCTATTTCACGCTACACAATCGTACAGGTAGCGGCCCAGACGGTGCTGAGATTTTCGAGTTAACACCAGTATTACTAGAAACATTTTTACTTCTAGCAAGTAGTTTTACAATCGGTCTTGGCGTACACGCTATGCGTCTTGGCAACAAAAAAGCAATGATGACATTTTTCATCATTACACTTATTTTAGGTCTTGGCTTCTTAGGTATTGAGATTGATGAGTTCGTCACTTATGTTCATGAAGGTGCAACAATTACAACAAGTGCATTTTTATCTTCATTAATGACTTTACTTGGTACGCACGGTGCCCACGTAACATTTGGTTTCTTCTGGGGTGTTGCAATTTTAATCCAAGTAGCAAGACGTGGCTTAAACCCACAAACGGCTAACAAAGCGTTTATTTTCTCACTGTACTGGCATTTCCTAGACGTTGTTTGGATTTTCATCTTCAGCTTCGTCTACTTGAAAGGACTGATTAGCTAA
- a CDS encoding SET domain-containing protein, translating to MIEIKTSPLSDGEFNRGVFATCDIQKGALLHEAPVISYPNEQHQYIEQTLLGDYAFEYGIGQSAILLGYGMLFNHSYEPNATYEINFRNQTFDFFAYKDIKAGEEILINYNGDVDNQDQLWFNEE from the coding sequence ATGATAGAAATTAAAACATCTCCATTAAGCGATGGAGAATTCAATAGAGGGGTATTTGCTACATGCGATATCCAAAAAGGAGCGCTTTTGCATGAAGCTCCAGTCATTTCTTATCCAAATGAACAGCATCAATACATCGAGCAAACATTGCTTGGGGATTATGCTTTTGAATATGGAATAGGACAATCTGCTATCCTTCTTGGCTATGGCATGCTGTTTAATCATTCTTATGAACCGAATGCAACATATGAGATTAATTTTAGAAACCAAACATTCGATTTCTTTGCTTATAAGGATATTAAAGCTGGGGAAGAAATTTTAATCAATTATAATGGAGATGTAGATAATCAAGATCAGCTATGGTTTAACGAGGAATAA
- the qoxA gene encoding cytochrome aa3 quinol oxidase subunit II gives MNKKLSLMFLAFGAIAILSGCEPLTVFNPKGPNAQTLSNTIILSIITMAVILLVVYVLFAFMLTKYRASKASADYEPPHEEGSHVLEITWTVIPIIIVAFLAIVTVKTTSTVETTPEGYDNKEPLVIYAASSNWKWHFSYPEEGIETVNYVNIPTDRPIEFKLYSFGPITSFWIPQLAGQKYAMSDMLTTIHLAADEVGSFMGRNSNFNGRGFAEMEFEAQSMTQADFEQWVKDVKANEKPLTEEKFKELLAAEHVGRSSYSSTHLDFSPAPMAHGDMDMGGMDHSDMDMSDEDMNHEDMDHSTDADSTHSH, from the coding sequence ATGAATAAAAAATTAAGCTTAATGTTTTTAGCATTTGGTGCTATTGCAATCCTGTCTGGTTGTGAACCATTAACAGTTTTCAATCCAAAAGGACCGAATGCTCAAACATTATCAAACACAATTATTTTATCCATTATTACAATGGCAGTTATTTTACTAGTCGTGTATGTGCTTTTTGCGTTTATGCTAACAAAATACCGCGCATCTAAAGCATCTGCCGATTATGAGCCACCTCATGAAGAAGGTAGTCACGTACTTGAAATTACGTGGACAGTTATTCCTATTATTATCGTAGCATTCCTAGCAATTGTTACTGTTAAAACAACTAGTACGGTAGAAACAACACCAGAAGGTTATGACAATAAAGAACCACTTGTTATTTATGCAGCATCTTCAAACTGGAAATGGCATTTTAGCTATCCAGAAGAGGGTATTGAAACTGTGAACTATGTAAACATTCCAACTGATCGTCCTATTGAATTCAAATTGTATTCATTCGGACCAATCACAAGTTTCTGGATTCCACAGTTAGCTGGTCAAAAATATGCAATGAGTGACATGTTAACAACTATTCACCTTGCAGCAGATGAAGTTGGCTCTTTCATGGGTCGTAACTCTAACTTTAACGGTCGTGGATTTGCGGAAATGGAATTTGAAGCTCAATCTATGACTCAAGCAGACTTCGAGCAATGGGTTAAGGACGTAAAAGCGAACGAAAAACCATTAACTGAAGAGAAATTCAAAGAATTATTAGCAGCTGAACATGTAGGTCGTTCAAGCTACTCATCTACTCACTTAGATTTCAGCCCAGCACCAATGGCACATGGTGATATGGATATGGGGGGTATGGATCATAGCGACATGGATATGTCTGATGAAGACATGAACCATGAAGATATGGACCATTCAACTGATGCCGATTCAACACATTCACACTAA